CCCTTTGATATAATTGCGCGCGTGGCCGAACTGCTGCTTCGCAAGCGTCTGGTCCTCTCTGAGGCAGCGTTCGTCGAGGTCGCGATTTGGAAGCTGCCTCGTTCGGTGAAGTCGAGCGGGCATCGGTACAAGTATCGGCTGGCGTTGGTGTCGGAGGGAACGTGCGTGCTACGGTACGACAATGAGGCTGGCAAGGGGGACCACAAGCACGTCGGCACTCGCGAAACGCGCTATGAGTTCGCAAATGTGGAAACCTTGCAAGCAGACTTTTGGCGCGACGTCGAGGCATGGAGGAGGAGAAATGAAAGCCGTAACGCTTAGCGTATCCTCGGTGGAGGAGACTAAACGCCAGACAGCTGCCGCCTTTCGCGGAAGGCGGCAGGGCGCGCACATTTCGTTTGTTTCCGTAGAACTCTTGTGGAAACTCTTGGCGCCCAAGCGCTTAGAGTTGCTGAGGGTCATGGCGGGCCAGGGTGCGCTCACAATTCGTGAAACTGCGCGGCGTGTCAAGCGGGACGTGAAGGCTGTCCACGGCGACGTGCAAGCGCTTCTGCGTGCCGGCCTGCTCGATCGGACCGACGGTGGCCGGATCGTTTTTCCGTACGACACCGTGCGTGTTGATTTCACGCTACGTGCGGCGTAGCGTGACCGGGGCAGACGATTCATCTCTGCGGCATGCGCTGGAAATAAGAGGAGGCGCGCCGTAGCGGCGCGCCTCCGGTTGCTCGTTGCCGCGTTTCGCCGCTAGTGCGCGCCGACCACGACGATCGCGTCGCAGGCCATATGCCCTCGCGCGGGAAGCGCACAGAGCCGCCTCTGCGGTAAGCCTCTGGGCACCATGACCGCTCGCACGGCCGCA
This genomic window from Candidatus Dormiibacterota bacterium contains:
- a CDS encoding DUF6516 family protein, whose protein sequence is MAELLLRKRLVLSEAAFVEVAIWKLPRSVKSSGHRYKYRLALVSEGTCVLRYDNEAGKGDHKHVGTRETRYEFANVETLQADFWRDVEAWRRRNESRNA
- a CDS encoding transcriptional regulator; the protein is MKAVTLSVSSVEETKRQTAAAFRGRRQGAHISFVSVELLWKLLAPKRLELLRVMAGQGALTIRETARRVKRDVKAVHGDVQALLRAGLLDRTDGGRIVFPYDTVRVDFTLRAA